The genomic stretch aaaatatttcaaccaaattaaaagaaAACCAAAGCGGAAGAAAGAGAATTACCTTTTCTCAAAGATAGAGTATAGTGTTGACAGATAAGAAAAATAAAcatcaaagaaaaataaagaatagaaagataagaaattacctttttgcagaggagataaagttttttttggaatggactttttcagtgtgtgtgtttgtttttttactCGAAGTAGTAGTATtttataggggcttggggaatagaaacagtttttctgtaataaagtatagaaagataagaaattacctgtctaccaacaaaaaaaaagataagaaattaccttttgcaGAGGAGATGCGAGTTTTTCCCGAATACAAACAGTTTTTTTCTGTACTTATtcagtgtgtgtgtgtttttttttaaaaaccacgcaatagcagtatttatagaggcttggggaatacaaacagttttgctgtaattatattagattaggttaggtaactgtttttaataaaaactgaaaagtggaactgctttttataaatattactaatctgttattattcaactattattgtagtgtgtaattgcagttttatttttgtgggtggtttgtgaaaaaacagtcagataatattaacaaaaaaaattaaagtaactagtattaattctcatataatgtaggtctcactttattatctagaagatacattttaggttaaaatataattcaaacaatgacaaatagtaaaagtctttGACATTTTTAGGCGAGGTCTTCATTGTAGCCATTGTCTTTTTgcgtctcttttgtctttgttagttcatgcatctGATTCATATTCCTGCAATTTTTGCTTAGTATTTAGCAGCTACATTAATAGCGAAATAGCAttagaataacattaatagcagtagaataacaacacattaatagcaaaATAGCGATTAGACTAAATTTAGCACTACTCTCATTTATTGCatacactatccatttccacaaagaatatccattttctattcaaaaataacaacacattaatagcgaaTAGCGAAAGAATAACACAACAAAGCAGCAGAATAGCAGAGTAACacagaataataggggaataacgaTGAGAATAAGAGGATAACATATTCCCGCAATTTTTGTTAGTTCATGCATCCGATTCATATTCTTTGCAATTTTTGCTTAGTATTTAGCagctacattaatagcagaatagcagtagaataacattaatagcagtagaataacaacacattaatagcgagaatagcAAAGAGACTAAATTTAGCACTACTCTGCTGCTGTTATTGCGTACACTATCGatttccacaaagaatatccattttctattccaaaataacaacacattaatagctgaatagcagtagaataaacAACAACAGCAGAGAATAGCGAGTAACACAGAATAATAGGTGAATAACAAGAGAATAAgaggataacattagaataataggAGAGTATTAGTCCGATTCATACCTCTTCGATTtcgattcttcttcatcatcgtcatcgaaGGGGACTTTCAAAAATGGAAGATTACAAGTTCTCTTGTTGTGGTTCACCCACTTCTTGCAGTTACCGCATCTTCGCTTCCTCTTTTGTGGCTTGCTCTTGGCCTTTTCTTTCGACGACCTTAATCTTTTACCACTGcccttattcttggccttgtttggCGGTCGAAGGTCAATATCATTTGAAGTTGTGATGCCGAGAAGAGCCTCGATTTCCTGGTTTTTAGTTTTTGGTTCAGATTGGTCTGTGATGTTCTCCCTGAATCCGTGTCGTGTTTTCTCGCGATTGCTTCATCATTTAACCGTAGCATAACCGTCCATCACCCCAACAGATTGCATAAATCTcgaccaaacctttgacatctcagctttcttgatgtcagcttcatcaatctcttctatcacctttccattttcatctcGGACAATTGGCTCAGAggatttctttgtccatcgagcaaGGACATAAGGGTCGGGTATCCCGTGGACCCgcctaccattccacacccaCGTATATGGCGGCGACAATGCATGCCTCTCAAACAGCTTACATGCACATTTGTTCTCGTTAGTTTTGGTGTTAAATTCAACTCGGAAGCTCCTGCTTGGTCCATCACGAACGTCATGATACTCCACTTTGCCCCTACCGTTGACAATCCCCCGATTTGTGCTGCATATAGCATGTTTGACTTCATTCTGAAAGTCCCCAAAGATAGGATGTGTGTAGACAAGGGAGGCATGTATCTCTACCTTCATCGGCCCTACTTTCTCGAGCATACTATGCTCATTGGCATTATCCATCCTCCTTTGTGTATGCCTTTGCTGCTCTATTGCGGAATTGTACCTCATCCAGAACTCGACGAGGGTTCCAAAGTGGCTTTCAAACCGCTTGAAATAGCTGTTTGAACTTTCGGATCTCTGGGTTGTTCGCAACAAACAACCTAGAGGCAGATCCCGAAAGTATCTTAGGTATCCACTTTTGTCTGATTGCAAAGACATATTTCAACCACCGGTTGCTTTCCATACTATGGGCTTCAATAACATTTTCCATTCTGTTCAAATTAAATGCTGTTCGAGGTCGACATCCCACACAACGGCATTTATGTCGGTCATAAATTCCGTATCATTGCAGATTGCCCTTCCCACTTTCTCAAGCATTTTCTGcatgatgtgccacatgcaatacTTGTGCACAGAATGGTTGAAGACATTTGGGCAGGCCTTTTTAATTCTAGGGCACTGGTCTGTAATTACACATTGAGGTTGCTGCTGCCCCATTGCTTCGAGGAATTTTTTAAAAATCCACTCAAATGAATGCTGACTCTCGAAGTCAAGTAACCCAGCTGCAAAAGTTAccgtcttcttgttgtggtctactccggtgaagggagtaaacaccatgaaatatttgtttgtcccataagtagggtccaaacgagatcgtgtctccatataacttgtagttgtttatcccttccttatcagcccaaataaccttcgtcaagcatttgttctcatcctgatcataagcaaaatagaacccctttgtttcagccaacattttgaaatgcccaatgaacatactagcatccttatccccaatgtaacacttgatatttcgtttgaagtttttgaagtctagcaaagaggcaccgatattgcgataaccatttgagtattccttgagaattatgaagctcaatgttggacctatgttgagcttagtatgatcaataatggtcCTCTTAATGTAGTCATGGACGTCCCTTGAGAGCTTCTGGAACTCCCTGTTTTTGACAaagtaaagagagtgattgtgaacgtcTACAAAGACATCCATAATATACCCAGACGGTCTATCGTCTGTTTTTTCACAGTTTCTCAACCTCATGTGTGCCTTGCAGCCACACCTTGTCAGAGCATGCTTCTTTGGCTGTCTAATTCGTCGCTCTTTGTTCTCTCTATCAGTACTTTCAAATTACCACTTTCGTGATTTGTTGCTTCAAGTCGCAGCTTTCTTTTCATATCCCTATACCCCATGTCCTTTACTGACCGGTGATTTGACGCCCCCCCTTATATTTcgcatttgtgtaccttctcacatcaaatccGCAAGCCGATCACATATATCTTTGTAGAACTCATCTTTGCATcgtccaaggtaagaaagaacatgccacGTTTAGGCGTAAAATCACTCTCAACGGTCCTTACCCCACTCGGTCCCCCCGGTGTACTCTTTGTAATGAAGAGTtggaacaaactcatcgttttcttaaatcgaacaggttgggctagtgtatatattgttattagaagaatccCCAATAGTTAATACTTTgcattgtcttcaacaatagacACGAGAGAAAATCTCGAcaaaaaattaatataatgagtacATTCAAGTGGACAACAAAatcacaataacatcacaataacaagaGCATGGGGGAGAGATCAAAATTGCAGAATGTGACAATAACAATGATGATAACAAAGAGGGGGAAACAGACGacaatcaataacatcacaataacactaaatGTTTTTATCTTATGCTACTCTCTTATCACCGTATATTTTCACGCTACAagacaataatatcacaacaatagtaGCATAATATCGAATAACAAGATAAATAATATCAACATGTTTCTCTActttttacaataatagtacagtAATATCAGAATAATAGTACTCTGATTCTACCTTATTACATACAGATAATACTGTATTTATTATGTTACTCTTTTGCAAGGCATATATTTTCATGCTACtgcacaataatagcacaataatattacaataatatcacaataacagtcgaataatataatcatgttattgtactgttataataatagtacattaatatcagaaTAATAGTTCTCTTTTTCTAGTGTAATACAAGCCagacagtacaataatatcataataacagctgagaaacacatagaaatcaataattgatttataaacactcaggctaataatagtacattaatatcagaataacagttctctttttctactctaatacaagccagacagcacaataatatcagaataacagctgagaaacacatagaaatcaataattgatttataaacactCGGGCAAATAATAGTAaattaatatcagaataacagttctctttttctactctaatacaagccagacagtacaataatatcagaataacagctgagaaacacatagaaatcaataatttaTTTATAAACAACGGCAGATGAAGAGATAAGAATCAATAGCAGTATTACCTGTTTCCATATTTACTGTCGAGTTGATTTATTCGCTAACATTGTTATTGATCtcgttgtccatcttttatacctgaaaacagtaaaatcaagtattcaattcaattaaaatcagcgatttttacattaattaggttttttacattaattccgaaaatacgattgaatatactaaaaatcaacgaatttacattacctgtaatttgattgcagctaaaaatcaacgattttgtgtaattttattagGTTTTTTTATGAAATTGCTATAGTCGGCGTTCTGATTTTTGAGTTTCTCTGtttttgatttgtagagagatttagagagagagagaatattgtTTGAATGAAGTTTCTGTTTTATGTTTCAGCTGGttttgtatttttcgatttttcctttttttttttctaatttatcatttaatctcagcccttgatttcttttaatctcagcccttgatttccccaactcacaactcaccataagaccccaactcacgagatcccgcctctctctctctctctctctctctctctctctctctctctctctatatatatatatatatatatatatatatgtcaagTTCTAATAAGTCCTTCATAatatttgagtccctaagtctttattagaGCCATATGATCTCCTAAATCAACCGTCTGGATGAAGGGAGTAATATAGGGTCATTAGGCGttggaaaaaaaaggaaaatagggTTAGCATGAGAGAGGGAGTTGTGTCAGGGGACAAAGCTATTACCCACTGTTTATTGTCAACATGCATGTACTTTCTATAACACTTCCTCAACACAATATCAGCAACAACCACCAAATTTAAaatacacacacaaaaaaaacatcaaatttcTTCCTCTCTTTCATGGCGATAACATCCCAAAAACCGCCCTTCAACAATATTTAAAATCCCgtttcaacaagaacaacaatttGCCAACATGAACAACAATTTGATATCTCGCGGTAATCTTACATGGTCATAATTTGTAGCAAATAAAGTAATTTGTTTTTATCCTACCATTTTCAGCATATCAAAGGTACACGAAGATCCtgagtcaacaacaacaacaagcctGATAAAGTGCGTACTCTAACATCAACAATGGCTGACATGCAAATTGTAACAGTGATGGATGGTAATTATTTACATCTAATaattcttttatctgtttatgtTTTATAAATCTGAACTCTCTATATTAAAAATGAAATACTTGAaaacaattaacatacatatgaACAAGTTTTGTAGAGCAAGTTTTGTAGAGTGTAGAGCAAGTTTTGGGTTGTAACCTAATTCATGTACAGTGTAAAATTCTTGCCATCAATGAGTATGTAGTTAAAAAGAGTGAATTGTTTGTATTTTGGTAATAGGTTTAAGTTTGACTTTAGGTTCAAATATTACATATTTTACCGCTGGAATTTACATATCAACACGTGTGTTTGAAAATACGCTTTTTGTTACTTGAAATTAAACATATTtcagttaaaattacagtttCTGAAATTAGAGTTACATCATTGAAAATATAAAACTATTCTATTGCAGAAATGGATAAGTTACACTTGAATTTACTGAAGTTACAATTTTcttgattaaagttacacttatttgaGTCATCAGATAAATGTTTGATATGCTGATTCCTTTAAATTTGCCACAAATCTTTGCAATTACACCATTGTCGACTAGAGTTACATTTCTTTGCACTAAAATTATGCTTTGTTGAAATTACACTTGTATtcactgaaattacacttattattgttaaaattacactaatATTTGGAATTACAACATTGTCGACTAGAATTACACTCTTATTCACTGAAGttacacttttgtttgttaaaGTTACCCCTAATGTTTAACTTACACTTTAGGTCTGGATGACAGTTGTACTTTTTGTTGTCTTCTGTTTAAATTACAATtttctttattaaaattacatatTTGTTGTCTAAGATGAAGCTTGTGGAGAATATTGTTTCAACCATTGACAGATACTGCTCAGGACAATAGCAAAAGAAAGCCAAATGAGGAGGAATTTTGCAGGGTAGTAGAAGAAAAGTTTACACCATATATTGGCAGAAATTTTTGGAAATCGAGGAAGCAGTGACATTCTATAATAAGATCTATGCAATTGCTTGCGGTTTCGATGTACGGAAATACACGACCAAAAGATGGCGTGACGGGGAAATCAAGTCAAAGCTGTTGGTTTGCAACCGAGAAGGGTTCAAATATAAAAAAGAAATAGAGAGAAGTGGGCATCAGGATGGGGTGCGAAAGCACAAAGTCAGGCGCGTGGGATGCAAAGCGAGGATTAgactatttatgaagaatggggGGTTATTCATTGATCGCTTTCATGTAGGACACAACCATGAGCTCATATCAGCCAGGGACAGAGAATTTCAGAAGCTGTCATGCAACTTAACAGATTATCACAAAATGATTATCCTTTATAATTATAGGGTGAGTGCTTGAGGTAGTCTTGGCTCTCTATTTATGACACCAATCTAtggaattacacttttattaTCTAACATTACACTTTTGTTAATTACAGTTATACTTATTTGGAATTACGCTTttgtctgttagaattacactttgttctattaaaattacacttatttatattgtgctgaaattacactttttattgttaaaattacacttttgatcgttagaattacacttttttatatTGCAGTCACACATATTTATATAGTGCTGAAATTTCAGTTTTTATGTTACAGCTTACACTTACGTATATCATTCATTTACAAACAAATGCAATCGAACCGATTATCGAAAATCATTATCCTTTATAATTGTAGGGTGTGTCATCTAGTTAGCCttttattacaattacacttatttggaattacacttttgcctgttagaattacactttgttctattaaaattacacttttttatattgtgctgaaattacacttttgattgttaaaattacaattttgattgttagaattacacttttttatatTGCAGTCACACATATTTATATAGTGCTGAAATTTTAGTTTTTATGTTACAGTTACACTTACGTATATCATTCATTTACAGCTCAAATACAACTGAACTGATTATCAGAAAATCATTATCCTTTATAATTGTAGGGTGTGACATCTAGTTAGCCttttattacaattacacttatttggaattacactttttcctgttagaattacactttgttctattaaaattatacttattTATATtgtgctgaaattacacttttgatttttagaattacacctttgactattagaattacacttttttatattacactttttaaaattacacttatttgggGCATCATAAAGATGTTTCCTATGCTGATGCCTTAAAGTATATCATTCATTTACAGCTGAAGATAAGAGCAACGAAGACATACAAAATGTTGAAAGAACACGTAAATGGTTTTGAGAACAATGGAGCTAGCctaaatgattttaagaactttcacagaAATGTGAAATGTTACATTCATGAACGGGATGGCCAATTGTTCATAGATCACATTAAGGAAATGGCTGTAAATAAGGAagggttcttctttgactatgatgttgaCTCTGACGGTAGCTTTAGTAGAGCTATTTGGGCTGACAATGCTGCAAGAAGGAATTACTCTGCTTTTGGGGATTGTGTGTCGTTCGATCCAACGTATACAACCAACAAGTATGATATGGCCTTCACACCGTTCACCGAGGTGGATAACCATAAGCGGTCTGTCACATTCTGTGCAGCCCTTGTTGCACATGAGGACGCTGATTCCTTTCAGTGGGTTTTGAAACGTTTCCTGGTGGCAATGGGTGGAAAGGAGCCTAATTATATTATTACCGATCAGGATCCAGGTATTTTGAAAGTGGTGCCACTTGTGTTCAAGAAAGCGAGgcaccgattttgcatgtggcatatcatga from Silene latifolia isolate original U9 population chromosome 5, ASM4854445v1, whole genome shotgun sequence encodes the following:
- the LOC141655175 gene encoding protein FAR1-RELATED SEQUENCE 5-like, yielding MSLQSDKSGYLRYFRDLPLGCLLRTTQRSESSNSYFKRFESHFGTLVEFWMRYNSAIEQQRHTQRRMDNANEHSMLEKVGPMKVEIHASLVYTHPIFGDFQNEVKHAICSTNRGIVNGRGKVEYHDVRDGPSRSFRVEFNTKTNENKCACKLFERHALSPPYTWVWNGRRVHGIPDPYVLARWTKKSSEPIVRDENGKEIEALLGITTSNDIDLRPPNKAKNKGSGKRLRSSKEKAKSKPQKRKRRCGNCKKWVNHNKRTCNLPFLKVPFDDDDEEESKSKRKWIFFVEIDSVRNNSSRLLNTKQKLQEYESDA